One Oryza glaberrima chromosome 10, OglaRS2, whole genome shotgun sequence DNA segment encodes these proteins:
- the LOC127752575 gene encoding uncharacterized protein LOC127752575 → MGDHKAVFISLQELFPQVDPRILKAVAIEHHNDVDSAVVAILDEVMPSVTSTSPPTVSSVRQEIAPCCIATSSASDGTSETGDSSSAGHGKQVEVDENVHSTQCKSSMEITNDRQRNVVDEVESHSSYPWMNEQLHLPIRNVPEPVDISYVGHDGHLLSEYLDAILNGESGNSSTQPNVAYVHKQDSDNPIPADGCVTKDNSITLPLDYVDINDVNYSLKSSAGVSNSEDSFGTCGTYQFAHVLNIPIPDARKSSKGLGGEQDTNSIGKADLLPDLNLNHLATIASTHSVSIESLDDSISDAKSNKNDLLPSLELVSKMIQDVEVLEEKAEVAKHESSIAGTSILTKVGKLKEMLNHAKEANDMHACEVFGEKSILTTEARELQSRLQRLSDERKNYLVVIEEIRQTLEHRLVAAQQEIDAAEEKKIQKEASAQALLDEQEKEMNLAVEESRKLQKEAEENLKLKAFLVERGQIVDTLQGEMTVICEDVSQLKQIVDERLSFCKLQRSKMSSLSSSLQSSLHKSGSSADRAIEAVESTDKHTVAEGANAAVGDDPNGSKRIIRVWNGSGMADKNNGTGGDTNEDGWEFC, encoded by the exons ATGGGCGATCATAAGGCCGTCTTCATCTCCCTTCAGGAGCTATTCCCTCAG GTTGATCCTCGCATACTGAAGGCTGTTGCCATTGAGCACCACAATGATGTTGATTCTGCTGTAGTCGCAATCCTTGATGAAGTCATGCCGTCTGTTACATCTACAAGTCCACCTACAGTTTCGTCTGTTCGTCAAGAAATTGCGCCATGCTGTATTGCAACTTCGTCAGCTTCTGATGGTACTTCTGAAACAGGGGATTCCTCTTCTGCTG GGCATGGTAAGCAGGTTGAAGTTGATGAAAATGTCCACTCTACACAATGCAAATCTTCTATGGAGATCACAAATGATAGGCAAAGGAATGTGGTGGATGAAGTGGAATCACATTCATCATACCCATGGATGAATGAACAACTTCACCTGCCTATCCGCAATGTCCCAGAAcctgttgatatttcttatgTTGGACATGACGGACATTTGTTAAGTGAATATCTAGATGCAATACTCAATGGAGAAAGTGGAAATTCTAGCACACAACCCAATGTTGCATATGTCCACAAGCAAGATTCTGACAACCCAATCCCAGCTGATGGTTGTGTTACAAAGGATAATTCAATCACTTTACCTCTTGATTATGTGGACATAAATGATGTGAATTATTCCTTGAAGTCTTCTGCTGGTGTTTCCAACAGTGAAGATTCATTTGGAACCTGTGGAACATATCAGTTTGCCCATGTGCTGAACATTCCGATTCCAGACGCTAGAAAATCCTCTAAGGGGCTTGGCGGAGAACAGGACACCAACAGCATCGGCAAAGCTGACTTGCTCCCTGATCTTAATTTGAATCACCTTGCTACCATTGCTTCAACTCATTCTGTTAGTATTGAATCCCTCGATGATTCCATTTCTGATGCCAAAAGCAATAAG AATGATCTGTTACCTTCTCTAGAGTTGGTCTCTAAGATGATACAGGATGTAGAAGTTCTGGAAGAAAAGGCTGAAGTGGCCAAGCATGAATCATCTATTGCTGGGACAAGCATTCTCACCAAAGTGGGGAAGCTGAAGGAAATGTTAAATCATGCGAAGGAAGCAAATGATATG CATGCTTGTGAGGTTTTTGGTGAGAAATCTATTTTAACCACAGAGGCACGGGAGCTCCAATCGCGACTTCAGAGGCTGTCAGATGAGAGGAAGAACTATCTAGTGGTAATTGAGGAG ATACGCCAAACACTTGAGCACAGATTGGTTGCTGCACAACAAGAAATCGATGCGGCTGAGGAGAAGAAGATTCAAAAGGAAGCTTCTGCTCAGGCACTGCTTGATGAGCAGGAAAAGGAGATGAACTTAGCCGTTGAAGAATCAAGAAAGCTGCAGAAAGAAGCTGAGGAGAATTTAAAG CTGAAGGCATTCTTGGTTGAGCGGGGTCAAATCGTTGATACATTGCA AGGTGAGATGACTGTGATCTGTGAGGATGTGTCCCAACTCAAACAAATAGTGGATGAGCGCTTATCGTTCTGCAAGTTACAGCGGTCAAAAATGTCGAGCCTCTCCTCTTCGCTGCAATCTTCGCTTCACAAGAGTGGGAGTTCTGCTGATAGGGCTATTGAAGCAGTTGAGTCTACAGATAAACATACAGTAGCCGAGGGTGCTAATGCAGCGGTTGGTGATGATCCAAATGGCAGCAAAAGAATCATCCGTGTGTGGAATGGCAGTGGCATGGCTGACAAAAACAATGGCACAGGGGGGGATACCAACGAGGATGGCTGGGAATTTTGCTGA